From Plodia interpunctella isolate USDA-ARS_2022_Savannah chromosome 18, ilPloInte3.2, whole genome shotgun sequence, a single genomic window includes:
- the l(2)efl gene encoding protein lethal(2)essential for life, with product MSIVPMMFRDWWDDWDRPSRLLDQHFGMGLRRDDLLNYISTMPTSSLRNSYFRPWRTSLARQESASTINLTKDKFEVILDVQQFAPEELVVKAANNSILVEGKHEEKQDEHGYISRQFTRRYVLPSGYEVNDLVSTLSSDGVLTITAPKRPPPVAGERIVPITKTGPAKQPEPPKSFEQPREQTVPIVTSP from the exons ATGTCGATAGTACCCATGATGTTCCGCGACTGGTGGGACGACTGGGACCGCCCCTCGCGTCTCCTGGACCAGCACTTTGGCATGGGGCTGCGCAGGGACGACCTCCTCAACTACATCTCCACCATGCCCACCAGCTCCTTGAGGAACTCCTACTTCAGGCCCTGGAGGACCAGTCTGGCGAGGCAGGAGTCTGCGTCTACGATTAACTTGACCAAGGATAAGTTTGAA GTCATCCTTGACGTGCAACAGTTCGCACCCGAAGAACTAGTGGTCAAAGCTGCCAACAACTCCATCTTAGTCGAGGGCAAGCACGAAGAGAAGCAAGACGAACACGGCTATATTTCCCGCCAATTCACACGTCGCTACGTCCTGCCTTCGGGATACGAGGTCAATGACCTCGTCAGCACCCTATCCTCAGACGGAGTCCTCACAATCACAGCTCCAAAACGACCACCACCCGTTGCAGGAGAACGCATTGTCCCCATCACTAAAACTGGACCAGCCAAACAGCCAGAACCACCAAAATCCTTTGAACAACCTAGAGAACAGACAGTGCCCATTGTAACCTCCCCTTAA
- the PIG-G gene encoding GPI ethanolamine phosphate transferase 2 isoform X1, translated as MQSWLQNRWTSLWLLFMGLGALILFLYGFFPLKYHSGKLAHMDDLPNFIDGVSIDGHEVYNAGEYSVILMVIDGLRYDFVTEEYMPYTAKLLKDKAACIYVSVAEPPTVTMPRIKSPERKKERAQWRRTINFWRDIFAMMTGSVSTFADVALNFGAPAVRGDSVLRAAAARGRHSVLYGDDTWLRLFPGLWAEYDGTTSFYVTDYTEVDNNVTRHLNTILLADEANKKPKFDFLVLHYLGLDHIGHLEGARSPKIKPKLLEMDEIVKKIHQAMNRWDRNSVLFVCGDHGMRDAGGHGGSSPAEVLVPLVVAKTNDICPHPLGTGPTISQVDVAPSIAWLLNSAVPGDSSGRVLPMLMPTDVRQHLYLLHVLARQNALQTKTPDAEFYKQFQRAEKQFGHYLVTGQQSAAKIAREFYEESLEAMATHLAETTVDLDLFAIGIATLLLFSLSVTLLCVMLYSFQPDHRHKTSRPTRTNFGLILAFILVLFIVMCGLTIACFITETKSQFCSFRALWLPVFILTSCALTTAYFITKTAIEKTRDLTTLKDLNSIDYLLILGTLFHAWSFFGTSFIEEEHMTWYFLWNTLMFFVLMRTFVLLVMYLAKIIVVRATEVQDKPELYKKINVSIAVLPKWVLLIGLHRYLRTMNQTGDRWLFLPDTADWLHEPGHELYLQAHLLIGTLLTTYICVRNLQYTNNTWYIQTVFTIGATICILCYRVTAKALPSPFPDIETWDQVHIVNVFWGMILLQFVFEILTYIGIFKSSDTKHAAANKFVYTKPKEKTEDYFYDPSTEEPWNLEEVKLNLARSISHLMLNSLMLIIILLMRPHNVIMVPSVYWTCVLTSQCIDHNMLDTRLSKNTEVVDILSQTLVHLWIGKVFFFYQGNSNSLASVDLGAGYVGLRQYSAARVAAHMGLHAHAAPALAGAALFCRLARGRRGWPRYLKSVWRTTNIFAAHSIYMVFIYCVITIFFRHHLYVWTVFSPKLLYDFVYIVLTIQALLTIAQIIGLTHVTSWISWALTYKSRL; from the exons ATGCAGTCCTGGCTACAAAATAGATGGACTAGCCTTTGGCTGCTATTTATGGGCCTTGGGGCTCTAATATTGTTCCTGTATGGATTTTTTCCATTGAAGTATCATTCAGGAAAGTTGGCCCACATGGATGacctgccaaatttcattgatGGTGTCAG tattgaCGGACATGAAGTTTACAACGCCGGGGAATACTCTGTAATACTCATGGTCATAGATGGCCTGAGATACGACTTTGTCACCGAAGAGTACATGCCATACACGGCAAAACTTCTTAAGGATAAGGCGGCCTGCATTTATGTATCTGTTGCTGAACCACCCACTGTCACTATGCCAAGGATTAAG TCACCTGAGCGAAAGAAGGAAAGGGCACAGTGGAGGCGCACCATTAACTTCTGGAGGGACATATTC gcGATGATGACCGGCAGTGTGTCGACATTCGCTGACGTGGCTCTGAACTTCGGCGCACCGGCCGTCCGCGGCGACAGTGTGTTGCGCGCGGCCGCCGCTAGAGGGCGCCACTCTGTGTTGTATGGAGATGACACGTGGCTGAGGCTCTTCCCCGGCTTGTGGGCCGAGTACGACGGCACCACTTCATTCTACGTCACGGATTATACTGAG GTAGACAACAACGTGACGCGTCATCTAAACACGATTTTGCTGGCAGATGAAGCGAATAAAAAGCCGAAGTTCGACTTTCTAGTGCTGCACTACTTAGGGCTCGACCACATAGGACACTTGGAAGGCGCCCGGAGCCCCAAGATAAAGCCCAAGTTACTCGAGATGGACGAGATAGTGAAGAAAATACATCAGGCTATGAACAGATGG GATCGTAACAGCGTATTATTTGTGTGCGGTGACCACGGCATGCGCGACGCAGGGGGGCACGGGGGCTCGAGCCCCGCCGAGGTGCTCGTGCCGTTGGTTGTCGCCAAGACCAATGATATCTGCCCGCATCC GTTAGGCACAGGCCCGACAATATCCCAAGTGGACGTGGCGCCATCTATCGCCTGGTTGTTGAACTCCGCCGTCCCCGGCGACAGCAGCGGCCGCGTGCTGCCGATGTTGATGCCGACCGACGTCAGGCAACACCTGTATCTGTTACACGTGCTGGCGAGACAAAACGCGTTGCAGACCAAGACTCCAGACGCTG AATTCTACAAACAATTTCAAAGGGCTGAAAAACAATTCGGACATTACCTCGTGACCGGGCAGCAGAGTGCCGCCAAAATAGCAAGAGAATTCTATGAAGAATCCCTTGAGGCCATGGCCACCCATCTGGCCGAGACTACTGTGGATTTGGACCTGTTTGCCATTGGAATTGCGACCTTATTGCTGTTCTCG CTATCAGTGACACTTCTCTGCGTGATGCTGTATTCCTTCCAACCGGACCACAGACACAAAACCTCTCGGCCAACACGAACAAACTTCGGCCTCATCCTCGCCTTCATACTAGTCCTGTTCATCGTCATGTGCGGCCTTACCATAGCCTGCTTCATCACCGAAACAAAAAGCCAATTCTGTTCTTTCCGAGCTCTATGGCTCccagtatttatattaacgtCTTGCGCCTTAACCACAGCGTATTTCATAACTAAAACTGCAATTGAAAAAACAAGAGACTTAACCACACtaaaagatttaaattcaatagattatttattaatattaggtacGTTATTTCACGCTTGGTCGTTTTTCGGGACAAGTTTCATAGAGGAGGAACATATGACGTGGTATTTCCTATGGAATACGCTAATGTTTTTCGTGTTGATGAGAACCTTTGTGCTGTTGGTGATGTATTTGGCGAAGATTATTGTGGTGCGGGCTACGGAGGTGCAGGACAAGCCAGAGttgtataagaaaattaatgttagCATTGCTGTGCTGCCTAAATGGGTTCTACTAATTGGTTTGCACAG GTACTTGCGAACCATGAACCAAACAGGCGACCGCTGGCTGTTCCTGCCCGACACGGCCGATTGGCTCCACGAGCCCGGGCACGAGCTCTATCTGCAGGCGCATCTCCTTATCG GAACACTGCTTACAACATACATATGTGTGCGCAACTTACAGTATACAAACAATACTTGGTACATACAAACAGTATTCACAATTGGCGCTACAATCTGCATCCTTTGCTACCGAGTAACTGCCAAGGCTCTGCCCTCCCCGTTTCCAGACATTGAGACCTGGGACCAAGTTCACATCGTCAACGTATTTTGGGGCATGATCCTACTACAATTCGTCTTTGAAATACTAACCTACATCGGAATATTTAAGTCCAGTGACACAAAACATGCAGCCGCAAATAAATTCGTGTACACGAAGCCAAAAGAAAAAACTGAAGATTACTTCTACGATCCTTCGACCGAAGAGCCGTGGAATTTGGAAGAAGTGAAATTGAATCTGGCTAGGTCTATCTCACATTTGATGTTAAACAGTTTGatgttgataataatattgctAATGAGGCCGCACAATGTGATAATGGTGCCTAGTGTGTATTGGACGTGTGTGCTGACGTCACAGTGCATAGACCATAATATGCTGGACACGAGATTGAGCAAGAATACAGAGGTGGTCGACATTTTGAGTCAGACGCTTGTGCATTTGTGGATCGGGAaggtgtttttcttttatcag GGCAACTCGAACAGCTTAGCGTCCGTGGACCTGGGCGCGGGCTACGTGGGGCTGCGGCAGTACAGCGCGGCGCGGGTGGCGGCGCACATGGGGCTGCACGCGCACGCGGCGCCCGCGCTCGCCGGCGCCGCGCTCTTCTGTCGGCTGGCGCGGGGCCGCCGCGGCTGGCCACG atatttaaaatcagtATGGCGTACGACAAACATCTTCGCGGCTCACAGCATATACATGGTGTTCATCTATTGCGTGATCACTATATTCTTCAGGCACCATCTGTATGTCTGGACAGTTTTCTCGCCAAAACTCCTCTACGACTTCGTGTACATCGTACTTACGATACAAGCGCTACTGACTATAGCCCAAATTATAGGCCTGACCCATGTCACTAGTTGGATATCGTGGGCCTTGACTTATAAATCGAGACTGTGA
- the PIG-G gene encoding GPI ethanolamine phosphate transferase 2 isoform X2 — translation MQSWLQNRWTSLWLLFMGLGALILFLYGFFPLKYHSGKLAHMDDLPNFIDGVSIDGHEVYNAGEYSVILMVIDGLRYDFVTEEYMPYTAKLLKDKAACIYVSVAEPPTVTMPRIKAMMTGSVSTFADVALNFGAPAVRGDSVLRAAAARGRHSVLYGDDTWLRLFPGLWAEYDGTTSFYVTDYTEVDNNVTRHLNTILLADEANKKPKFDFLVLHYLGLDHIGHLEGARSPKIKPKLLEMDEIVKKIHQAMNRWDRNSVLFVCGDHGMRDAGGHGGSSPAEVLVPLVVAKTNDICPHPLGTGPTISQVDVAPSIAWLLNSAVPGDSSGRVLPMLMPTDVRQHLYLLHVLARQNALQTKTPDAEFYKQFQRAEKQFGHYLVTGQQSAAKIAREFYEESLEAMATHLAETTVDLDLFAIGIATLLLFSLSVTLLCVMLYSFQPDHRHKTSRPTRTNFGLILAFILVLFIVMCGLTIACFITETKSQFCSFRALWLPVFILTSCALTTAYFITKTAIEKTRDLTTLKDLNSIDYLLILGTLFHAWSFFGTSFIEEEHMTWYFLWNTLMFFVLMRTFVLLVMYLAKIIVVRATEVQDKPELYKKINVSIAVLPKWVLLIGLHRYLRTMNQTGDRWLFLPDTADWLHEPGHELYLQAHLLIGTLLTTYICVRNLQYTNNTWYIQTVFTIGATICILCYRVTAKALPSPFPDIETWDQVHIVNVFWGMILLQFVFEILTYIGIFKSSDTKHAAANKFVYTKPKEKTEDYFYDPSTEEPWNLEEVKLNLARSISHLMLNSLMLIIILLMRPHNVIMVPSVYWTCVLTSQCIDHNMLDTRLSKNTEVVDILSQTLVHLWIGKVFFFYQGNSNSLASVDLGAGYVGLRQYSAARVAAHMGLHAHAAPALAGAALFCRLARGRRGWPRYLKSVWRTTNIFAAHSIYMVFIYCVITIFFRHHLYVWTVFSPKLLYDFVYIVLTIQALLTIAQIIGLTHVTSWISWALTYKSRL, via the exons ATGCAGTCCTGGCTACAAAATAGATGGACTAGCCTTTGGCTGCTATTTATGGGCCTTGGGGCTCTAATATTGTTCCTGTATGGATTTTTTCCATTGAAGTATCATTCAGGAAAGTTGGCCCACATGGATGacctgccaaatttcattgatGGTGTCAG tattgaCGGACATGAAGTTTACAACGCCGGGGAATACTCTGTAATACTCATGGTCATAGATGGCCTGAGATACGACTTTGTCACCGAAGAGTACATGCCATACACGGCAAAACTTCTTAAGGATAAGGCGGCCTGCATTTATGTATCTGTTGCTGAACCACCCACTGTCACTATGCCAAGGATTAAG gcGATGATGACCGGCAGTGTGTCGACATTCGCTGACGTGGCTCTGAACTTCGGCGCACCGGCCGTCCGCGGCGACAGTGTGTTGCGCGCGGCCGCCGCTAGAGGGCGCCACTCTGTGTTGTATGGAGATGACACGTGGCTGAGGCTCTTCCCCGGCTTGTGGGCCGAGTACGACGGCACCACTTCATTCTACGTCACGGATTATACTGAG GTAGACAACAACGTGACGCGTCATCTAAACACGATTTTGCTGGCAGATGAAGCGAATAAAAAGCCGAAGTTCGACTTTCTAGTGCTGCACTACTTAGGGCTCGACCACATAGGACACTTGGAAGGCGCCCGGAGCCCCAAGATAAAGCCCAAGTTACTCGAGATGGACGAGATAGTGAAGAAAATACATCAGGCTATGAACAGATGG GATCGTAACAGCGTATTATTTGTGTGCGGTGACCACGGCATGCGCGACGCAGGGGGGCACGGGGGCTCGAGCCCCGCCGAGGTGCTCGTGCCGTTGGTTGTCGCCAAGACCAATGATATCTGCCCGCATCC GTTAGGCACAGGCCCGACAATATCCCAAGTGGACGTGGCGCCATCTATCGCCTGGTTGTTGAACTCCGCCGTCCCCGGCGACAGCAGCGGCCGCGTGCTGCCGATGTTGATGCCGACCGACGTCAGGCAACACCTGTATCTGTTACACGTGCTGGCGAGACAAAACGCGTTGCAGACCAAGACTCCAGACGCTG AATTCTACAAACAATTTCAAAGGGCTGAAAAACAATTCGGACATTACCTCGTGACCGGGCAGCAGAGTGCCGCCAAAATAGCAAGAGAATTCTATGAAGAATCCCTTGAGGCCATGGCCACCCATCTGGCCGAGACTACTGTGGATTTGGACCTGTTTGCCATTGGAATTGCGACCTTATTGCTGTTCTCG CTATCAGTGACACTTCTCTGCGTGATGCTGTATTCCTTCCAACCGGACCACAGACACAAAACCTCTCGGCCAACACGAACAAACTTCGGCCTCATCCTCGCCTTCATACTAGTCCTGTTCATCGTCATGTGCGGCCTTACCATAGCCTGCTTCATCACCGAAACAAAAAGCCAATTCTGTTCTTTCCGAGCTCTATGGCTCccagtatttatattaacgtCTTGCGCCTTAACCACAGCGTATTTCATAACTAAAACTGCAATTGAAAAAACAAGAGACTTAACCACACtaaaagatttaaattcaatagattatttattaatattaggtacGTTATTTCACGCTTGGTCGTTTTTCGGGACAAGTTTCATAGAGGAGGAACATATGACGTGGTATTTCCTATGGAATACGCTAATGTTTTTCGTGTTGATGAGAACCTTTGTGCTGTTGGTGATGTATTTGGCGAAGATTATTGTGGTGCGGGCTACGGAGGTGCAGGACAAGCCAGAGttgtataagaaaattaatgttagCATTGCTGTGCTGCCTAAATGGGTTCTACTAATTGGTTTGCACAG GTACTTGCGAACCATGAACCAAACAGGCGACCGCTGGCTGTTCCTGCCCGACACGGCCGATTGGCTCCACGAGCCCGGGCACGAGCTCTATCTGCAGGCGCATCTCCTTATCG GAACACTGCTTACAACATACATATGTGTGCGCAACTTACAGTATACAAACAATACTTGGTACATACAAACAGTATTCACAATTGGCGCTACAATCTGCATCCTTTGCTACCGAGTAACTGCCAAGGCTCTGCCCTCCCCGTTTCCAGACATTGAGACCTGGGACCAAGTTCACATCGTCAACGTATTTTGGGGCATGATCCTACTACAATTCGTCTTTGAAATACTAACCTACATCGGAATATTTAAGTCCAGTGACACAAAACATGCAGCCGCAAATAAATTCGTGTACACGAAGCCAAAAGAAAAAACTGAAGATTACTTCTACGATCCTTCGACCGAAGAGCCGTGGAATTTGGAAGAAGTGAAATTGAATCTGGCTAGGTCTATCTCACATTTGATGTTAAACAGTTTGatgttgataataatattgctAATGAGGCCGCACAATGTGATAATGGTGCCTAGTGTGTATTGGACGTGTGTGCTGACGTCACAGTGCATAGACCATAATATGCTGGACACGAGATTGAGCAAGAATACAGAGGTGGTCGACATTTTGAGTCAGACGCTTGTGCATTTGTGGATCGGGAaggtgtttttcttttatcag GGCAACTCGAACAGCTTAGCGTCCGTGGACCTGGGCGCGGGCTACGTGGGGCTGCGGCAGTACAGCGCGGCGCGGGTGGCGGCGCACATGGGGCTGCACGCGCACGCGGCGCCCGCGCTCGCCGGCGCCGCGCTCTTCTGTCGGCTGGCGCGGGGCCGCCGCGGCTGGCCACG atatttaaaatcagtATGGCGTACGACAAACATCTTCGCGGCTCACAGCATATACATGGTGTTCATCTATTGCGTGATCACTATATTCTTCAGGCACCATCTGTATGTCTGGACAGTTTTCTCGCCAAAACTCCTCTACGACTTCGTGTACATCGTACTTACGATACAAGCGCTACTGACTATAGCCCAAATTATAGGCCTGACCCATGTCACTAGTTGGATATCGTGGGCCTTGACTTATAAATCGAGACTGTGA
- the zda gene encoding peptidyl-prolyl cis-trans isomerase FKBP8 — protein sequence MSEAERTLVDKSESSSFEDLASAAAHEIEEAKLAEAAAAEKDRPAEAKTEEWQDVLGSGALLKKSVRQGDESSGLRPHRSDICRISYEVKIRDTGDIVEKRDQVKIYLGDNEILQGLDLALTLMYKGEECLLQIAPRFAYGDTGLKPGESLGLVGELDSPTYAGPQIDGETWLEARLELHDWTEEPEHETLPIAERMEIGIRRRARGNWWYGRGEAPLAVQLYRRALDALDESEGGITEPSPSGALGQCSAALKLLLDERMRVHNNMAAAQLKAGAYDAALQAVTRVLSCQPSNAKALYRKSRILSAMGRNSEALEAAKAAAAAAPEDVGTKKELQRCEQRATRDRSVERRLAKRMLGTDQPKAASPDKKPSRSKMLMWGSLLLSLLVGVASVLAYRYKMQEH from the exons ATGAGTGAAGCAGAGAGGACTTTGGTAGATAAGTCGGAGAGCAGCTCGTTTGAGGATTTGGCTTCGGCGGCAGCGCACGAGATTGAAGAAGCGAAGTTGGCCGAAGCAGCTGCCGCGGAGAAAGACCGTCCTGCCGAGGCTAAAACAGAAGAGTGGCAGGATGTGCTAGGCTCGGGCGCGTTACTTAAAAAg TCAGTGAGACAAGGCGATGAATCTTCAGGCTTGAGGCCACACAGAAGTGATATCTGCAGAATAAGCTATGAAGTTAAAATCAGGGACACAGGAGATATTGTTGAGAAGAGGGATCAAGTTAAGATATACTTGGGTGATAATGAA attttgcAAGGACTTGACTTAGCACTGACGCTAATGTACAAAGGAGAAGAATGCCTTCTTCAAATAGCTCCTCGGTTTGCTTATGGAGACACTGGTTTAAAACCTGGTGAAAGCCTGGGTTTAGTTGGGGAGTTAGATAGTCCAACATATGCTGGACCACAAATAGATGGAGAAACCTGGCTGGAAGCTCGCTTAGAACTGCATGACTGGACAGAGGAACCGGAGCATGAGACATTGCCAATAGCAGAACGAATGGAAATTGG AATTCGTCGCCGCGCCCGCGGTAACTGGTGGTACGGGCGCGGGGAAGCCCCGCTGGCGGTGCAGCTGTACCGGCGCGCGCTGGACGCGCTGGACGAGAGCGAGGGCGGCATCACGGAGCCCTCGCCCTCCGGCGCGCTGGGCCAGTGCTCCGCCGCGCTCAAGCTGCTGCTGGACGAGCGCATGCGCGTGCACAACAACATGGCCGCCGCGCAGCTCAAGGCCGGCGCGTACGACGCTGCTCTGCAG GCAGTAACCAGAGTGCTATCATGCCAACCATCTAACGCGAAAGCGTTATACCGCAAATCGCGCATCCTATCAGCCATGGGTCGCAACTCCGAGGCTTTGGAAGCAGCCAAGGCCGCGGCGGCTGCGGCGCCCGAGGACGTCGGCACTAAGAAGGAGCTGCAGAGGTGTGAACAGAGGGCCACGAGAGACAGGTCCGTGGAGAGACGCCTGGCGAAGAGGATGCTGGGCACTGATCAGCCCAAAGCGGCGTCGCCTGATAAGAAACCTTCCAGATCCAAG ATGTTAATGTGGGGCTCTCTGCTGCTGAGTCTGCTGGTGGGCGTCGCCAGCGTGCTGGCCTACCGCTACAAGATGCAGGAGCACTGA
- the Cdk5 gene encoding cyclin-dependent-like kinase 5, with protein MQKYEKLEKIGEGTYGTVFKAKNKETHEIVALKRVRLDDDDEGVPSSALREICLLKELKHKNIVRLYDVLHSEKKLTLVFEHCDQDLKKYFDSLNGEIDLDVVKSFMYQLLRGLAFCHSHNVLHRDLKPQNLLINKNGELKLADFGLARAFGIPVKCYSAEVVTLWYRPPDVLFGAKLYTTSIDMWSAGCIFAELANSGRPLFPGSDVDDQLKRIFKLLGTPNEDTWPGVTQLPDYKPLPVYQPSLGLAQVVPRLPARGRDLLSRLLTCNPALRMPADDAMAHAYFHDLNPSVKNDRC; from the exons ATgcagaaatatgaaaaactcGAAAAAATTGGAGAAGGTACATATGGAACAGTTTTTAAAgccaaaaataaagaaacacatGAGATAGTAGCCCTCAAACGAGTGAGGTTAGACGACGACGATGAAGGCGTTCCATCATCAGCTTTACGTGAAATATGCTTACTTAAAGAgcttaaacataaaaatattgttcgtTTGTACGACGTACTACATAGTGAAAAGAAGCTGACACTTGTGTTTGAACACTGTGACCAAGACTTGAAGAAGTACTTTGATAGCCTCAATGGAGAGATAGATTTGGATGTTGTGAAGTCATTTATGTATCAACTACTTCGGGGACTTGCTTTCTGCCACAGCCACAATGTTCTTCACCGAGATTTAAAGCCCCAAAACTTGTTGATCAATAAAAATGGTGAATTAAAGTTGGCAGATTTTGGGTTGGCCAGAGCATTTGGGATTCCTGTGAAATGTTATTCTGCTGAGGTGGTCACCCTATGGTATAGGCCTCCCGACGTTCTTTTCGGAGCCAAATTGTATACAACTAGTATAGATATGTGGTCAGCAGGCTGTATATTTGCTGAGTTAGCCAACTCTGGACGCCCATTGTTCCCAGGTTCTGATGTTGATGATCAGCtgaaaagaatttttaaattattgg GGACTCCTAATGAGGACACCTGGCCAGGAGTGACTCAGCTGCCTGACTACAAGCCCCTGCCTGTTTACCAACCCAGCCTTGGACTAGCCCAAGTTGTCCCACGTCTGCCCGCAAGAGGCAGGGACCTACTATCTCGCCTCCTCACTTGCAACCCAGCTTTACGGATGCCGGCTGATGATGCCATGGCCCATGCTTACTTCCATGACTTGAACCCATCAGTCAAGAATGATCGATGTTAA
- the LOC128677735 gene encoding heat shock protein 67B1-like: protein MALARNHLLDQKFGICITPEDLILPYYPSIGSNYYRPWKWCIDSGIRDFGSVIDDQEDKFKIILDVQHFRPNEISVKVMGKEIIVEGNHEERQDNHGIISRQFKRRYVLPSDSLPELVSSTLSSDGLLTVIASKKAVKNKDIEITVPIQMCGPAPKREQVENKTSKDSNMMKEEDVINNNLELKNNASASSNIECLRADMTESTKMSTEKMLIEARKESDNVLKMASNTVEIDAVTALGKLENVKDQSKVSMDELIEKVSEKNVMNMIETSNFNSMVKATVTSEEVSSFKSSVMSSRKVSDEQISEFVGDVISIELKDAAENV from the coding sequence ATGGCACTTGCAAGGAACCATTTATTGGATCAAAAATTTGGAATATGTATTACACCTGAAGACCTAATACTTCCCTATTATCCGTCAATTGGATCGAACTACTACAGACCGTGGAAGTGGTGTATTGATAGTGGAATCAGAGATTTTGGTTCTGTAATAGATGATCAAGaagataaattcaaaattattttggatGTTCAACATTTCCGGCCAAATGAAATAAGTGTTAAAGTTATGGGCAAAGAAATTATTGTGGAAGGTAACCATGAAGAAAGGCAAGACAACCATGGTATTATATCCAGACAGTTTAAAAGGCGGTATGTTTTACCAAGTGATTCTCTCCCAGAACTAGTGTCTTCAACTCTGTCATCAGATGGCCTACTCACTGTTATTGCTAGCAAAAAAgctgttaaaaataaagatatagaAATAACAGTGCCTATCCAAATGTGTGGCCCTGCTCCCAAAAGGGAACAAGTCGAAAACAAAACCAGCAAAGATAGTAACATGATGAAAGAGGAAGATGTCATCAATAATAAtctggaattaaaaaataatgcaagTGCTTCATCCAACATAGAATGTTTAAGAGCTGATATGACTGAATCCACTAAAATGTCTACAGAAAAAATGCTGATTGAAGCAAGAAAAGAATCtgataatgtattaaaaatggcTTCTAATACAGTAGAAATTGATGCAGTTACTGCTCTGGGGAAGTTAGAAAATGTTAAAGATCAATCAAAGGTTTCAATGGATGAACTGATAGAAAAGGTGTCAGAGAAAAATGTTATGAACATGATTGAAACATCAAATTTCAATAGCATGGTGAAGGCAACAGTAACCAGCGAAGAGGTTTCTTCATTTAAATCTTCTGTTATGTCAAGTAGGAAGGTGTCAGATGAACAAATTAGTGAGTTTGTTGGTGATGTCATCAGCATTGAACTCAAAGATGCAGCtgaaaatgtttga
- the Psf3 gene encoding DNA replication complex GINS protein PSF3 — translation MANSNYLSVFDILVSNEKVPSKFLHNLPRMGFLDPSATEEDLKAGSSVEIPLWLAESLHARRPPLVNVDLPKIYKDAYREILNADACTVDMHKLGQYFYELGYYIAKYDIKGEVATTLVNTFKQRFRMLLAASVSSDSLGSMQPLSASERERAVAAAKTERALSTWLQRGDSPLTTANMVANHRKRKRAEMEMI, via the exons aTGGCtaattctaattatttatcCGTTTTCGATATTTTGGTATCTAATGAAAAAGTGCCTAGTAAATTTTTGCACAATTTGCCTAGAATGG gCTTCCTAGATCCATCTGCTACCGAAGAAGATTTAAAGGCCGGTTCAAGTGTCGAAATTCCCTTGTGGTTAGCGGAATCTTTACATGCGAGACGTCCTCCTTTGGTTAACGTAGATTTACCCAAGATTTACAAAGATGCCTACAGAGAAATTCTGAATGCTGATGCCTGCACTGTGGATATGCATAAATTAgggcaatatttttatgaattggGATATTACATTGCTAAATATGACATTAAAGGAGAAGTTGCTACTACCCTTGTGAAT ACTTTCAAACAGAGATTTAGAATGCTATTAGCGGCAAGTGTGTCTAGTGATTCCCTTGGTTCTATGCAGCCACTTTCTGCCAGTGAGCGAGAACGGGCTGTTGCTGCGGCCAAAACTGAGAGAGCACTATCCACCTGGCTTCAGAGAGGAGACTCTCCACTCACAACAGCTAACATGGTTGCCAATCATAGGAAACGAAAGAGAGCCGAAATGGAAATGATTtag